The DNA window GGCCGCGTTCCTTCCCGTGCCCCCTCAGACACGAAAATGCCCGGCAGTGCCCTCAGCCAGCCGAGAGAGGCTGATTTCCGCACCAGACTATCACCCGGCCCCGGCGCGGTCAACGCGCCGCGTAAGCGGATGAGCGATTGGGCGCCCGGCCTAGACCTTCGTGAAGCGCACGAAATCGTTGTAGCGCGCCTTGCGCTTTGCCGGGGTGGCCTTCTTCATGCCGTCCAGGGAGAAGCCCTCCACCACGAAGGAGGCGTGGACCGAGCCGCGCACCAGAGCCTGCCGGAAGGCCTTCTCGGTGAACTTGCCCTGCCTGGCCAGCTCGCCCACCAGGCCGCCGGCAAAGGTGTCCCCGGCGCCGGTGGGATCCTTGATCATCTCCAGCGGGTAGGCCGGAAGGGCGAAGAAGTCCTTCTTCGTGAACATGGTGGCGCCGTATTCGCCGCGCTTGATGATCACGCGCCCCGGGCCCATGGTCAGCAGCTTTTTCGCGCAGGCGGCCAGGTTGAGCTCCTTCGTCAGAAGCCGGGCCTCGCCCTCGTTGATGGTGAGGACGTCGATCTTCTTGAGCAGCTTCTTGAGGGCCGGCAGCTTGATGTCGATCCACAGGTTCATGGTGTCGGCCAGAACGAGTTTGGGCTTCTTCATCTGCGAGAGGATGTCGAGCTGGAGGTCCGGGTCGAGGTTCGCCAGGAACACGATGGGCGTGTCCTTGAAGCCTTCGGGCACTTTCGGGGCGAATTCGGCGAGCACGTTGAGCTGG is part of the Chrysiogenia bacterium genome and encodes:
- a CDS encoding bifunctional hydroxymethylpyrimidine kinase/phosphomethylpyrimidine kinase, producing the protein MALPILVVGTVAFDNVETPFGKVKDALGGSAVYFSYSASKLAPVRLVGAVGKDFPRKHVTMLKKEKIDASGLEYVDGSKTFRWSGKFEDDLNEAITLDTQLNVLAEFAPKVPEGFKDTPIVFLANLDPDLQLDILSQMKKPKLVLADTMNLWIDIKLPALKKLLKKIDVLTINEGEARLLTKELNLAACAKKLLTMGPGRVIIKRGEYGATMFTKKDFFALPAYPLEMIKDPTGAGDTFAGGLVGELARQGKFTEKAFRQALVRGSVHASFVVEGFSLDGMKKATPAKRKARYNDFVRFTKV